A single window of Methylacidimicrobium sp. AP8 DNA harbors:
- the modB gene encoding molybdate ABC transporter permease subunit, whose amino-acid sequence MDWTALALSLKLAGVTSLTLFVIGMPMASWIAYSPSRIRPAVEAIIALPLVLPPTVLGFFLLVGLGRGGWLGRWYERLTGGGSLVFSFEGLWVASVLYSLPFLVQPVAAAMCGVPRRICEAAWILGAGRTETLLRVILPLSWPGIVSGVVLSFAHTLGEFGVVLMVGGDIPGVTRTLSIAVYDAVESLDYTSATRTALLLFALSFLLLSAAYRLQKRVPLG is encoded by the coding sequence CTGGACGGCGCTGGCCTTGAGCCTAAAGCTTGCGGGAGTAACCTCGCTCACGCTCTTCGTGATCGGGATGCCGATGGCCTCTTGGATCGCCTACTCCCCGAGCCGGATCCGGCCCGCCGTCGAGGCGATCATCGCCTTGCCGCTGGTCCTGCCGCCGACGGTGCTCGGTTTCTTCCTGCTCGTCGGTCTCGGGCGCGGCGGGTGGCTCGGGCGATGGTATGAGCGGCTGACCGGCGGGGGATCCCTCGTCTTTTCCTTCGAGGGGCTGTGGGTGGCGTCGGTCCTCTACAGCCTCCCTTTTCTCGTCCAGCCGGTAGCCGCTGCGATGTGCGGGGTTCCCAGGCGGATTTGCGAGGCGGCATGGATCCTCGGTGCGGGACGAACCGAGACGTTGCTCCGGGTCATCCTGCCGCTGTCCTGGCCTGGAATCGTTTCCGGGGTCGTCCTGAGCTTCGCGCACACCTTGGGGGAGTTCGGTGTCGTTCTGATGGTGGGGGGCGACATTCCGGGGGTGACCCGGACTCTTTCCATCGCGGTCTACGACGCCGTCGAATCCCTCGACTACACTTCGGCAACCCGCACCGCGCTCCTGCTCTTTGCCCTCTCCTTTCTTCTGCTTTCCGCCGCCTACCGGTTGCAGAAGAGGGTTCCGCTCGGCTGA